TGCGCCGACAGATCGTGCGAACCACCGAGCAGGCCCGCCGCCGCCAACTCGACAGCCTCAGCGGACTCGCCGCCGACCTGCGGGCCGGCCTGCCGGTCGCCCCCGTCGCTCCCGCCACGACGGATCCTGCCGGTGGCAAGGTGGCCGGTCCGGCGGAACGGATCGACGAGCTGGTCCGGGCGTCGGTGCGGCTCGCCGAGCAGACCGGTGCACCCCTCGCCGACCTGTTGGAGCGGATCGAGGCCGACGCCAGGGCGATGGACCGTGGTCTGGCCGCTGCCGCCGCGCAGGCTGCCGGGGCACGGGCGACCGCGATGCTGCTCGCCGGGTTGCCCCTGGGCGGGATCGCGCTCGGCTACGGCATCGGTGTCGACCCGCTCGCCGTGCTGTTGCGTACGCCGATCGGCGCGGCCTGCGCGGCCGGTGCCATCGTGCTGCAACTCGCGGGACTGGCCTGGGCGGACCGGCTCAGCACAAGCGCCCAGCGGGCGACCTGATGTGGTCGCAGACCCTGATCGTGCTCGCTCTGACCGTGGCCGGCGTGGCGCTCGCCGTCGGCCGACCCGCTGGCCAGGCCCCCCGACACCGGCTGCACCGACTGGACCTCGCCGGTGCGCGGCCCGGCGCGACCACAGTCGGTAGGCGGTGGCGCCCCGATCCGGTCCGGGCCGGTGCCGTGCTCGGCGGTGTGGCCGTCGCGGTGGTGCTCGGTGGCTGGACCGGCCCGCTGGCCGGGGTGCTGGCCGGTGTCCTGCTGGACCGGCTGCTCCGACGCTTCGAGCCGGCGCGGGCCCGGCGACTTCGACTGCGGGAGGTCGCCGACCTGCCTCTCGGCGCGGACCTGCTGGCCGCGGCCCTGCGCGCCGGAGCACCGGTCGACCGGGCGGTGCTGTCGGTCGCCGAGGCGCTCGGTGGGCCGTTCGGCGAACGGCTGCACCGGGT
The Micromonospora pisi DNA segment above includes these coding regions:
- a CDS encoding type II secretion system F family protein, coding for MWSQTLIVLALTVAGVALAVGRPAGQAPRHRLHRLDLAGARPGATTVGRRWRPDPVRAGAVLGGVAVAVVLGGWTGPLAGVLAGVLLDRLLRRFEPARARRLRLREVADLPLGADLLAAALRAGAPVDRAVLSVAEALGGPFGERLHRVGRTLRLGGESEEAWAHLGSVTGADRLTAAAVRTSASGAALAGALTRLADDLRADRATTVEAAARRAGVLIVLPLGLCFLPAFILAGLVPVIVAVLGDVL
- a CDS encoding type II secretion system F family protein, whose amino-acid sequence is MIGEWWLAIVCLIGAAALTAWSPAGNRARWRALASGPALGRRRAGHGRRSGIGRRVVPGWRGSARHWLERGPKRLVLAVAGLVAAIGALLGGPVAAAAGLAYGGLAARAVLRRQIVRTTEQARRRQLDSLSGLAADLRAGLPVAPVAPATTDPAGGKVAGPAERIDELVRASVRLAEQTGAPLADLLERIEADARAMDRGLAAAAAQAAGARATAMLLAGLPLGGIALGYGIGVDPLAVLLRTPIGAACAAGAIVLQLAGLAWADRLSTSAQRAT